The following proteins are encoded in a genomic region of Dyadobacter sp. UC 10:
- a CDS encoding RagB/SusD family nutrient uptake outer membrane protein — protein sequence MRQITRKYKLLIALFGTLCITGCSDFLNENDPSNFTEDTYFNKPEHARSSVNAAYDALRSITASGFGGGPWVMTEFATGQAGTDLGQATSSYFVKDLTNTAENAYGTAYWQNYYRGIGNANLSIAKIPQIKMDAAEATRLLGEAHFLRAWYYFTLVQLFKDIPLITEPVSLESEQLRPSQAPAEDVYNLIVEDLKTAEAAGLPWTDASGKASLGAVKSLLAKVYLTMAGYPLQKGAAYYELAAKKAEEVIDSKQFKLFSSYADLHDPTKKNVEENIFMAQFRTQILPGNWQELIIPYNKAISAYSAETGGIYATNDFIRSYDPADLRAKEGQFFITKFTHEADRKLTVDLGGYFVYKLFDVAAHTSTANSDLNWTLIRYADILLTYAEASNEVSGPTAKAYEAVNAIRTRAQLPNLTGLAKDKFREAVWRERWYELCFENITWFDMVRLRKAFDLKTKQFNNYVGHKFTYGPVLTERELVFPVPAYELNNNSNLVRTPGY from the coding sequence ATGAGACAGATAACAAGAAAATATAAATTGCTGATCGCCCTTTTCGGCACATTGTGTATAACGGGTTGCTCCGATTTTTTGAACGAGAATGATCCCAGTAACTTCACGGAGGACACCTATTTCAACAAACCGGAACATGCCAGAAGCTCTGTGAATGCCGCTTATGACGCTCTAAGGAGTATAACTGCCAGTGGCTTTGGCGGTGGCCCCTGGGTGATGACAGAATTTGCTACCGGACAGGCCGGCACCGATCTGGGCCAGGCGACCAGCAGCTATTTTGTAAAGGACCTCACCAACACGGCGGAGAATGCCTATGGTACAGCTTACTGGCAAAATTATTACCGGGGTATCGGCAACGCCAACCTTTCCATAGCCAAGATCCCGCAAATTAAAATGGATGCCGCTGAGGCAACAAGACTGCTTGGAGAGGCACACTTCCTTCGTGCCTGGTACTACTTTACGCTGGTGCAGCTCTTTAAAGATATACCGTTGATTACGGAACCTGTATCCCTGGAGTCGGAGCAATTAAGGCCATCTCAGGCTCCTGCGGAAGACGTTTATAACCTGATCGTGGAAGATCTGAAAACTGCGGAGGCAGCCGGGTTGCCATGGACTGACGCATCGGGGAAAGCGAGCCTCGGGGCTGTGAAATCTTTGCTTGCGAAAGTATATCTGACCATGGCAGGTTATCCATTACAAAAAGGAGCCGCCTATTATGAGCTGGCAGCGAAAAAAGCAGAAGAGGTGATTGATTCCAAGCAGTTTAAGCTATTTTCCAGTTATGCTGATTTGCACGATCCGACAAAAAAGAACGTCGAGGAGAATATTTTCATGGCGCAGTTCAGGACGCAAATCTTACCGGGGAACTGGCAGGAATTGATCATTCCCTACAACAAGGCTATTTCAGCCTACTCGGCTGAAACTGGCGGGATCTATGCAACCAACGATTTTATAAGATCGTACGATCCGGCGGATCTGCGTGCGAAGGAAGGACAGTTTTTCATTACCAAGTTCACACATGAAGCTGACCGCAAATTGACAGTGGATCTGGGCGGGTACTTCGTTTACAAACTTTTTGACGTGGCGGCTCATACCTCCACAGCTAATAGTGATTTGAACTGGACGCTTATCCGTTATGCGGATATACTGCTGACTTATGCCGAAGCCTCCAATGAAGTAAGCGGGCCGACTGCCAAAGCCTACGAGGCAGTGAATGCCATCAGGACCAGGGCGCAATTACCAAATCTGACCGGGCTGGCAAAAGACAAGTTCCGCGAAGCCGTTTGGAGGGAGCGCTGGTATGAGCTGTGTTTCGAGAATATTACCTGGTTCGATATGGTCCGCCTTCGTAAAGCATTTGACCTGAAAACCAAACAATTCAATAATTACGTAGGGCACAAGTTTACCTACGGGCCGGTATTGACCGAGAGAGAACTCGTATTTCCCGTTCCTGCTTATGAATTGAATAACAATTCCAATCTGGTACGTACACCAGGGTATTGA
- a CDS encoding IclR family transcriptional regulator codes for MIQVLHRALDIMELVAADPERPKSLGEIADALGLNHGTCANIMKTLVSRKYLEQLGAKKGYVLGSKSFALSGNDAYRKDLIEAAAPEMEMLTAAIRENSILAVIHGENRIVIHRANAEQELQVRTMDEKHVYDSASGRLLLGMMTDAEIDRFIHKYGLPPAGMWAEASTHEGMKRAVDLIRREQCSFQMLPGRQVVGLGVAIRNNGRVIASLSIYLPEYRYMAIDKVKLVTDLKATSDRISSKLGGK; via the coding sequence ATGATACAAGTACTTCATCGCGCATTGGACATCATGGAACTGGTTGCGGCAGATCCCGAAAGACCCAAATCTCTGGGAGAAATTGCCGACGCCCTCGGCTTGAACCACGGCACGTGCGCAAACATCATGAAGACGTTGGTGTCCAGAAAATATCTTGAACAACTGGGCGCCAAGAAAGGGTATGTGCTGGGCAGTAAATCCTTCGCCTTATCCGGAAACGATGCATATCGGAAAGACCTGATCGAAGCAGCTGCGCCTGAAATGGAAATGCTGACAGCTGCAATCCGGGAAAATAGTATCCTGGCAGTTATTCACGGGGAAAACCGCATCGTGATCCATCGTGCCAATGCAGAACAGGAACTGCAGGTGAGAACCATGGATGAAAAGCATGTCTACGATTCTGCGTCAGGCAGGTTGTTGCTCGGCATGATGACAGATGCTGAGATAGACCGTTTCATTCACAAATATGGCCTTCCACCAGCCGGAATGTGGGCGGAAGCAAGCACCCATGAAGGTATGAAAAGGGCTGTTGACCTAATCCGCAGAGAGCAGTGCTCCTTCCAGATGCTCCCGGGCAGGCAGGTTGTCGGGCTGGGTGTGGCAATCAGAAACAATGGAAGAGTGATCGCAAGCCTCAGTATCTACCTGCCCGAATACCGTTATATGGCCATCGATAAAGTAAAATTGGTTACTGACCTCAAAGCTACGTCCGACCGCATATCTTCAAAATTAGGCGGAAAATAA
- a CDS encoding SusC/RagA family TonB-linked outer membrane protein, giving the protein MKTTIYMWFLVICLLLPGFRVAAQGQSVTGKVTGATNEALPGVSILIKGTTQGTTTDETGAYRLQVSTADAVLVFSFVGYVSKEVSVANQSTISVTLQQDDQQLSEVVVVGYGTVRKSDLTGSLSQVKTKEINAFPATNVLQAMSGRAPGVQVTQNTGAPGAAVSVRIRGTNSVQGSNEPLYVVDGFPTSGSNPTIINNSDIESIEILKDASATAIYGSRGANGVVLITTKQGKSGKMQVDYEGSFSQQSLRKKLDLMNATEYANFYNEQAANDKVAPYFTQDQIAGFGNGYDWQDLIFRKAPMKAHNLTVGGGNEKTRFSIGGSILDQDGIVIGSDYKRYSLRASVNSDISKMFALSYGATLTKIKTERRNNAGGNRGGSMISAAISAPPTLTPYNEDGSYRVLATAYPFISNVLINPLNYINEQTDAVDANRVLANAALTFKPFEGLAIKISGGIENSDDVNEAYTTTRFINSQGSASVSNTRNTSLLSENTISYIKTIREKHSISAVAGFTYQNFTNKSLQGSGVGFLSDITETANLEAANTPGIPGSGYSLSSLLSYLGRVNYSFNSKYLATVSFRADGSSKYSEGNKWGFFPSAALAWRLSEENFIKDIAAITDLKLRSSWGRTGSQAINAYATMNNLEGGKTVFDDALYNTFAPGTRLPGNLKWETTEQLDFGLDAAFLSNRYHFSIDYYIKNTRDLLNTVQLPLGYGFTSTIRNVGQIRNKGLEIALDGRIIDKSFKWDLAGNISFNRNKVVKLYNGADILGGSVGVTLISDAANLLREGEPMSVFYGYLKNGYNELGKEIYKDLNADGVINQLDKTIIGNPNPDFIYGINSTMSFKGLELTIFLQGTQGNDLVNVSSINNTLDYGFGLNMPREVYTNHWTPSNPNAKYPVLSRANSYSYSDRLVEDGSYMRLRNIQLAYNFPLGQWGVKWMRSAQLYVSGQNLLTFTKYSWWDPETNSQGGANSLGQGIDHYSYPTSKAVTAGIRVGF; this is encoded by the coding sequence ATGAAAACAACGATTTACATGTGGTTTTTAGTGATTTGCCTGCTCTTGCCAGGGTTTCGCGTGGCAGCGCAGGGCCAGTCGGTTACAGGAAAAGTCACAGGGGCGACGAACGAAGCGCTCCCCGGGGTGAGCATTCTGATCAAAGGAACGACGCAGGGTACTACGACCGACGAAACCGGAGCTTACCGCCTGCAGGTTTCCACTGCGGACGCGGTCCTTGTGTTTTCTTTCGTCGGCTACGTTTCAAAAGAAGTAAGCGTAGCTAATCAGTCCACAATTTCGGTGACATTGCAGCAGGATGACCAGCAACTGTCGGAAGTGGTAGTGGTCGGTTACGGAACTGTCCGGAAAAGCGATCTGACCGGCTCGCTGTCGCAGGTAAAGACCAAGGAAATAAATGCATTTCCGGCAACCAATGTGCTGCAGGCGATGTCTGGCCGTGCGCCTGGCGTGCAGGTCACCCAGAATACGGGTGCGCCGGGTGCGGCCGTAAGCGTTCGCATCCGTGGGACAAATTCGGTACAGGGTAGCAATGAACCATTGTATGTGGTAGACGGCTTTCCCACGTCGGGCAGCAATCCGACGATCATCAATAACAGCGACATCGAGAGCATTGAGATACTCAAGGATGCGTCGGCGACCGCTATTTATGGATCCAGAGGGGCGAACGGGGTGGTGTTGATTACCACCAAGCAGGGCAAATCGGGTAAGATGCAGGTGGACTACGAGGGCAGTTTCAGTCAACAGTCCCTGCGAAAAAAGCTCGACCTGATGAATGCGACTGAATACGCCAATTTTTACAACGAACAGGCAGCCAACGACAAAGTAGCTCCCTACTTTACGCAGGATCAGATTGCCGGTTTCGGCAATGGGTACGACTGGCAGGACCTGATATTCAGAAAGGCACCTATGAAAGCGCATAACCTTACCGTAGGCGGAGGGAATGAGAAAACGAGATTTTCTATCGGCGGTAGCATACTCGATCAGGATGGTATTGTCATTGGCAGCGATTACAAGCGGTATTCCCTCCGTGCTTCCGTGAATTCGGATATCAGCAAAATGTTTGCGCTGAGTTATGGCGCGACGCTGACCAAGATCAAGACCGAACGCCGGAACAACGCGGGAGGCAACCGGGGAGGGTCGATGATATCGGCCGCCATTTCGGCACCGCCGACCTTGACCCCCTATAATGAGGATGGCAGCTACAGGGTACTCGCTACCGCATATCCGTTTATCTCCAATGTGCTCATCAATCCGCTTAACTATATCAACGAGCAAACCGACGCCGTCGACGCGAACCGCGTCCTGGCTAATGCCGCGCTGACATTCAAACCGTTCGAAGGTTTGGCGATCAAGATCTCAGGCGGCATAGAAAATAGTGACGATGTGAATGAAGCCTATACCACAACGAGGTTCATCAACTCGCAGGGATCGGCCAGCGTCTCAAATACAAGAAATACCAGCCTGCTCAGTGAGAACACCATCAGTTATATCAAGACGATCAGGGAAAAACACAGCATTTCGGCCGTGGCAGGTTTTACCTATCAGAATTTTACGAACAAATCACTGCAGGGTTCCGGCGTCGGATTCCTTAGCGACATCACGGAAACTGCGAACCTGGAAGCGGCCAACACACCGGGAATACCGGGTTCGGGCTATTCATTGAGTTCCCTGTTGTCCTACCTCGGGCGGGTGAATTACAGTTTCAACAGCAAGTATCTGGCAACCGTCAGTTTCCGGGCCGATGGGTCTTCAAAATATAGTGAAGGCAACAAATGGGGCTTTTTCCCGTCGGCCGCACTGGCATGGAGGCTGTCAGAGGAAAATTTTATCAAAGACATCGCTGCGATTACCGACCTTAAATTGCGTTCGAGCTGGGGCCGGACCGGCAGCCAGGCGATCAACGCATATGCTACTATGAACAACCTGGAAGGCGGGAAAACGGTTTTTGATGACGCGCTCTACAATACCTTTGCTCCCGGGACCCGCTTACCCGGAAACCTGAAATGGGAAACGACCGAACAATTAGATTTCGGTCTGGACGCAGCGTTTTTGAGCAATCGCTATCATTTTTCAATAGATTATTATATCAAAAACACGCGCGACCTGCTCAATACCGTCCAGTTGCCACTGGGTTACGGTTTTACAAGTACGATCCGAAATGTGGGACAGATACGTAACAAGGGTCTTGAGATAGCACTGGATGGCCGCATTATAGATAAATCCTTCAAATGGGACCTGGCCGGAAATATTTCATTTAACCGCAACAAAGTCGTCAAGCTCTACAATGGAGCCGATATTTTGGGAGGAAGCGTCGGGGTAACGCTGATCAGCGACGCTGCGAACCTGCTGCGTGAGGGCGAGCCCATGAGCGTTTTTTACGGGTATTTAAAGAACGGGTATAACGAGCTTGGGAAGGAAATTTACAAAGATCTGAATGCAGACGGAGTTATCAATCAGTTGGACAAGACCATAATAGGCAATCCTAATCCGGATTTTATTTACGGTATTAATTCCACCATGTCCTTCAAAGGGCTTGAACTGACGATCTTCCTGCAGGGCACACAGGGAAATGATCTGGTGAATGTAAGTTCGATCAATAATACCCTCGATTACGGATTTGGGCTGAACATGCCGCGGGAAGTGTATACCAATCACTGGACCCCTTCCAATCCAAATGCCAAATACCCGGTCCTTTCCCGTGCCAACTCGTACAGTTATTCAGACAGGCTCGTGGAAGATGGTTCGTATATGCGTCTGCGTAACATCCAGCTGGCGTATAATTTTCCGCTCGGACAATGGGGCGTGAAATGGATGCGGTCGGCCCAGCTCTATGTAAGCGGTCAAAACCTGCTCACTTTTACAAAGTATTCATGGTGGGACCCTGAAACCAATTCCCAGGGCGGTGCCAATTCACTGGGGCAGGGCATCGACCATTACAGCTATCCAACTTCAAAAGCGGTTACGGCTGGTATCAGGGTAGGGTTTTAA
- a CDS encoding RagB/SusD family nutrient uptake outer membrane protein, with translation MKKLFLLIPLFVMMSCEDILTESPKALAVETFYNTAGEVEAAVNAIYAQLRATNNISGQLGAQLEAYTDYSYGRGSYQAMSDFQGLNSTNIPRTDAGWSLFYLGIRNANLVIANAPKGKSISEADVARFTAEARFLRAFNYFWLVRNWGPVPIRTEQTLDEPNIARSSIEDVYNLITSDLKEAESNLPDTQSQVGRATKWAAKAALAEVYFTRNQHKEARDKADEIIQSKKFSLVPVTVAADFDKIFGPTVVTTPEEIFYLKMTRQNNQGQYLAMFAHHPGSKLHGAGGFYAHYSDSESNPVQKTWDAADLRKSFNWYKWDIGLGPNSILCKKFSDPLAPTQTAAGNDFPVYRYADILLMFAEAENRVNNGPTAAALEALNQVHRRAYGKPVNAASSVDFALLGNTADTFNELVLRERGYETQYEGKRWLDLKRLGPARLKQIIKAATGKDVADKHLLWPVPVGELNFNTALDPGKDQNPGY, from the coding sequence ATGAAAAAGCTATTCTTATTGATACCATTATTCGTCATGATGTCCTGTGAAGATATCCTGACAGAATCGCCGAAGGCACTCGCGGTAGAGACTTTTTACAATACTGCCGGTGAAGTGGAGGCGGCCGTGAACGCGATATATGCCCAGCTGAGAGCAACCAATAACATCAGCGGGCAGTTGGGTGCGCAGCTGGAAGCCTACACCGATTACAGCTACGGCAGGGGAAGCTATCAGGCTATGAGCGATTTCCAGGGGCTTAACAGCACGAACATTCCGCGCACGGATGCAGGCTGGTCGTTGTTTTACCTGGGGATCCGCAATGCCAACCTCGTAATCGCCAATGCACCCAAAGGAAAAAGTATCAGTGAAGCGGATGTAGCCAGGTTTACCGCGGAAGCCCGGTTTTTGCGGGCGTTCAACTATTTCTGGCTGGTGAGGAACTGGGGCCCGGTGCCGATCAGGACCGAGCAGACACTGGACGAACCTAATATTGCCAGAAGTAGTATTGAGGACGTTTACAACCTGATTACTTCCGATTTGAAAGAAGCTGAATCGAACCTGCCTGATACGCAGTCACAGGTCGGACGGGCCACCAAATGGGCTGCCAAAGCTGCATTGGCGGAGGTATACTTCACCCGGAATCAACACAAAGAAGCGCGCGATAAAGCCGATGAGATCATTCAATCCAAAAAATTCTCGCTGGTACCTGTTACCGTGGCTGCCGATTTCGATAAAATTTTTGGCCCCACCGTCGTGACGACTCCGGAGGAAATTTTTTATCTGAAAATGACGCGTCAAAACAATCAGGGGCAGTATCTGGCCATGTTCGCGCATCATCCGGGCTCAAAATTGCATGGAGCCGGAGGTTTCTACGCACATTATAGTGATTCGGAAAGCAACCCGGTCCAAAAAACATGGGACGCCGCTGATCTGCGGAAAAGCTTCAACTGGTACAAGTGGGATATTGGTCTGGGGCCAAACAGTATTCTTTGTAAAAAATTCTCCGACCCGCTCGCGCCAACCCAAACTGCCGCAGGCAACGATTTCCCTGTTTACCGTTATGCCGATATCCTGCTTATGTTTGCAGAGGCAGAAAACCGTGTAAACAATGGCCCAACGGCGGCAGCTTTGGAAGCGCTCAACCAGGTACACCGGCGCGCTTACGGAAAGCCGGTCAATGCTGCATCTTCTGTTGATTTTGCCTTGTTGGGAAATACGGCAGATACCTTCAATGAACTCGTGCTCCGTGAGCGCGGATATGAGACGCAATATGAAGGAAAGCGTTGGCTGGACCTTAAACGATTAGGGCCTGCACGCCTGAAACAAATCATCAAGGCCGCTACCGGTAAAGACGTAGCCGATAAACATTTGTTGTGGCCGGTACCAGTAGGTGAGCTCAATTTTAATACAGCACTTGATCCGGGCAAGGATCAGAACCCGGGATATTGA
- a CDS encoding LamG domain-containing protein, which produces MGEVKGQADRGLADKVLATGGLVALWDFKEPQGVDKTAYGLSAFSLKEQNGSVPRISEGPVSGFSAQFDGNAFLSLPHSQTRELNIFGAGQGVTVLAWVKWSGQQTGFVGGMWNEYQDGGKRQYGLFVSLPYYNGRNQVCGHISRTGKPTPPFPYSLDYSASKQRVPANEWSFVAFTYDGKYIKSFLNGDFEARQPELIAHTKGFEGYPDGIVHSKNPYLFTDGIGNNGSDFTVGAVLLKAGMGNFFKGLIGGVAVFNRALADHEIKELSQFGKK; this is translated from the coding sequence GTGGGCGAGGTCAAGGGACAAGCCGATAGAGGCTTAGCAGACAAGGTACTGGCTACCGGCGGGCTGGTGGCGCTTTGGGATTTTAAAGAGCCTCAGGGCGTTGACAAAACCGCCTATGGCTTATCCGCATTTTCTTTGAAAGAGCAAAACGGATCGGTTCCCAGGATCAGCGAAGGGCCTGTTTCAGGCTTTTCAGCGCAGTTTGATGGTAATGCGTTTCTTTCATTACCGCATAGCCAGACGCGTGAGCTGAATATTTTTGGAGCAGGTCAGGGAGTGACCGTACTGGCCTGGGTGAAATGGTCAGGCCAGCAGACGGGATTCGTAGGAGGGATGTGGAATGAGTACCAGGATGGGGGAAAACGTCAGTACGGCTTGTTTGTATCTCTGCCTTATTACAATGGCAGAAATCAGGTTTGCGGGCACATATCCAGAACAGGAAAACCGACCCCGCCTTTTCCGTATTCCCTTGATTATTCGGCAAGCAAACAGCGGGTTCCTGCCAACGAATGGTCCTTTGTGGCCTTCACCTACGATGGAAAATATATTAAATCGTTTTTGAACGGGGACTTTGAGGCCCGGCAGCCGGAGTTGATTGCCCATACGAAAGGATTCGAGGGGTATCCGGACGGAATTGTTCATTCCAAAAATCCTTATCTGTTTACCGACGGAATAGGGAACAATGGATCCGACTTTACGGTGGGTGCTGTTTTGCTGAAAGCAGGAATGGGTAATTTCTTCAAGGGATTGATCGGAGGTGTGGCTGTCTTCAACCGGGCATTGGCAGACCATGAAATTAAGGAGCTATCTCAGTTTGGAAAGAAATGA
- a CDS encoding MFS transporter, with product MRVPEKRYKWELLALLWLAFFLNQADRQIFSVVLPLIREDLGLTDAELGLIASALVWTYGLLVPVAGFAGDRFSRKMIIGSSLVFWSIATLSTGFCTTLIQFVILRGIATGGGEAFYAPSANALISHHHTTTRSFALSLHQSAVYIGIILSGVIAGYIGEVYGWQNAFFVFGFFGIIVGALIFVRLRKDMPPANFDKPAILKTAGIILKKPTAILLTGGFACMVFVNVAYLTWMPSFLATKFGLSLAGAGFSALFYHHVGALAGVLAGGKLADRLSLQDRKARLLVQGVALLAASPFIFWMAAATTEYVTYGALFLFGVFRGAYDSNIFASLYEVVPVAIRSSASGLMLMCAFLAGAFSPYLLGVLKPTLGLSLGLSLLSVAYIVGGVLIIIAALLFFKKDQIGLQ from the coding sequence ATGAGGGTACCTGAGAAGCGTTATAAATGGGAGTTACTGGCTTTACTCTGGCTGGCTTTTTTTCTCAACCAGGCCGACAGGCAAATATTCAGTGTCGTACTGCCGCTCATCCGCGAGGATCTCGGGCTCACTGATGCCGAGCTGGGCCTTATCGCCTCCGCGCTGGTATGGACCTACGGGCTGCTTGTCCCGGTCGCAGGGTTTGCGGGCGACCGTTTTTCACGAAAGATGATCATCGGTTCCAGTCTGGTATTCTGGAGCATTGCGACCCTGTCGACGGGTTTTTGCACCACTCTGATCCAGTTCGTGATCCTGAGGGGTATTGCCACGGGCGGGGGCGAAGCCTTTTATGCGCCCTCAGCGAATGCATTGATCAGCCACCACCATACCACTACCCGTTCCTTCGCACTGTCGCTGCATCAGTCGGCCGTTTACATTGGCATCATCCTCAGTGGCGTGATTGCAGGATATATCGGAGAAGTTTACGGCTGGCAAAATGCCTTTTTTGTTTTCGGGTTTTTTGGCATCATTGTCGGTGCCCTGATCTTCGTACGGCTGAGGAAAGATATGCCGCCCGCGAATTTTGATAAGCCGGCGATTTTAAAGACTGCCGGGATTATCCTAAAGAAACCAACCGCTATCCTGCTCACCGGCGGCTTTGCCTGCATGGTTTTTGTCAATGTGGCCTATCTGACCTGGATGCCGTCGTTTTTGGCAACCAAATTCGGTCTTTCGCTTGCTGGTGCAGGTTTTAGCGCGCTCTTTTATCACCACGTCGGGGCGCTGGCAGGCGTATTGGCGGGAGGTAAGCTGGCAGACAGGCTCTCGCTCCAAGACCGGAAAGCCCGGTTACTTGTTCAGGGAGTGGCCCTGTTGGCCGCTTCCCCTTTCATATTCTGGATGGCGGCTGCAACCACGGAGTATGTGACTTACGGGGCCCTGTTTCTTTTCGGCGTTTTTCGGGGTGCTTACGATTCCAATATTTTCGCTTCGTTGTATGAAGTCGTACCCGTTGCAATCCGCTCGTCCGCCTCGGGATTGATGCTGATGTGCGCGTTTCTGGCCGGGGCATTCTCGCCCTATCTGCTGGGAGTACTCAAACCTACCCTCGGACTTTCCCTGGGATTATCATTACTCTCAGTCGCCTATATAGTGGGCGGCGTGCTGATCATTATTGCAGCATTGCTATTTTTTAAAAAGGATCAAATCGGATTACAATGA
- a CDS encoding endo-1,4-beta-xylanase codes for MKKYIFFLALSFACTAVCGQSRYDSLWSDPGVEQRIREGIEKHRKGDARIKLNRKSASLPKNVTVEVKQLTHAFQFGSNIFMLNGYKKPEQNSRYEEVFQSLFNTACVPFYWKTLEPEPGKLRYGVESKEIYRRPPPDVVLDFCEKAGITPKGHTLVWDNVAHSTPEWLPRDTAIISEKISQRIRQLGERYGNRVKTWDVVNELLSYHANAIQMPDDYGAKAFGQFSKSFPATTRGFINETTSIWNNYHREYSPYNQLIENLKCSGAKIDGIGLQFHFFSEALHHDVVAGKSITPQRVFDVLDLYGKHKVPIHISEITIPTLPYNETGLQNQAKMTKNFYRAWFSHEAVEGIIWWNVSDGTAVAGEDKWRGGFLNEDLTPKPSYFVLNELINKEWKTDFTKSTDQSTMAFRGFYGEYAVKITAGKRVIEKKFMIKKGVENELSIDI; via the coding sequence ATGAAAAAATACATCTTCTTTCTGGCCCTGAGCTTTGCCTGCACGGCGGTATGCGGCCAAAGCCGCTATGATTCACTCTGGTCGGACCCCGGTGTTGAGCAGCGGATCCGGGAGGGAATTGAAAAGCATCGCAAGGGTGACGCGCGCATTAAGCTGAACCGGAAAAGTGCCAGTCTTCCGAAGAACGTCACCGTCGAAGTAAAACAGCTGACGCACGCTTTTCAGTTTGGGTCCAACATTTTCATGCTCAATGGCTACAAAAAGCCGGAACAAAACAGCCGCTATGAAGAAGTCTTTCAAAGTTTGTTCAACACCGCCTGTGTGCCGTTTTACTGGAAAACCCTTGAACCGGAGCCGGGTAAATTGCGCTATGGCGTAGAAAGCAAAGAGATATACCGGCGTCCGCCTCCCGATGTGGTACTGGATTTTTGTGAAAAGGCAGGGATCACACCGAAGGGGCACACGCTGGTTTGGGACAATGTGGCACACTCCACACCGGAATGGCTGCCGAGGGATACCGCAATCATTTCGGAGAAAATCAGCCAGCGGATCCGTCAACTCGGCGAGCGTTACGGAAATCGTGTTAAAACCTGGGATGTGGTCAATGAATTGCTTTCCTATCATGCCAACGCCATTCAAATGCCGGATGATTACGGAGCTAAAGCGTTCGGGCAGTTTTCCAAAAGCTTTCCGGCAACAACCAGGGGATTCATCAATGAGACCACCAGCATCTGGAACAACTATCACCGCGAATACAGCCCTTATAATCAGCTGATTGAAAATTTGAAATGCAGCGGCGCTAAAATTGACGGGATCGGCCTGCAGTTTCACTTTTTCAGCGAGGCGCTTCATCATGATGTCGTTGCCGGAAAGAGCATTACGCCTCAGCGGGTATTCGATGTGCTGGATCTCTACGGAAAACACAAAGTGCCCATTCACATCTCTGAAATCACGATCCCCACACTGCCGTATAATGAGACGGGATTGCAGAACCAGGCAAAGATGACAAAGAACTTTTACAGGGCCTGGTTCAGTCACGAGGCCGTGGAAGGTATTATCTGGTGGAATGTTTCGGATGGCACCGCGGTGGCCGGGGAGGACAAATGGAGGGGAGGATTTTTGAATGAAGACCTTACACCAAAACCTTCCTATTTCGTGCTTAACGAGCTGATCAATAAGGAATGGAAAACGGATTTTACTAAAAGTACAGATCAAAGCACGATGGCCTTCCGCGGCTTCTACGGAGAATATGCGGTGAAAATTACAGCCGGCAAACGGGTGATCGAAAAGAAGTTCATGATTAAAAAAGGAGTAGAAAACGAATTGTCTATTGATATCTGA